GACGTTAACCTTTTTCAACTCTGTAGCCCCTTTCTTTTAAAAGATTGATCTCTTCCTCTGAATCAATATCAAAGATATTCCCTTCATCACCCTCTATGTATAACACATCTTCAGAATGTTTTTCTATAATTTCCCTCAAACCCCTGTCGCCCCCAAGGAGTTCCATCTCATTGCCGTATCGCTGAATATCGATGAGTACAGGGTGTCCCTTTTCACCTTTAAAGACCGGCAGCACGATCGGGGCCTTTCTCGTAAAAAATGCGTCGAGCATTACATCTATTATCCCACCGGCAACAAAGGGTTTATCGCCGAGCTGGAAAAAGACTCCCCACGGCTCCGCAAGAAAAGGAAGGGAGGCCCTTACGGAAGTCGACATCCCCTTCACGGACTCCCTGTTACGGATAATCTCCACGGAAAAACCGGCAAGCTCCTGTGCGATCGCATCGGGTGCGTTCCCCGTGACAACAAAGACCCTTTCTATGGCGGGCCGTAAAAAAGGCATTATCGCCCTTCTGATGACCGTTTCACCATCTATCCTGAGGAGAAGCTTATTATATCCGAGCCTTCTCGATGCCCCTGCGGCAAGGATGACTGCATAGATTGGTTTCATAATATCGGCTGAAGAATTATTGTCAATCTTTCCCGAGAACCTGGTTGAGGCTGTTCAAAAGCACATCGATATCGATGCCGTGGATCTCGGCGCCCTGTTGAACATCTTCAAAG
This Syntrophorhabdaceae bacterium DNA region includes the following protein-coding sequences:
- a CDS encoding nucleotidyltransferase family protein, with product MKPIYAVILAAGASRRLGYNKLLLRIDGETVIRRAIMPFLRPAIERVFVVTGNAPDAIAQELAGFSVEIIRNRESVKGMSTSVRASLPFLAEPWGVFFQLGDKPFVAGGIIDVMLDAFFTRKAPIVLPVFKGEKGHPVLIDIQRYGNEMELLGGDRGLREIIEKHSEDVLYIEGDEGNIFDIDSEEEINLLKERGYRVEKG